The genomic region TCCAGTCGGAGCACGTGCCGAACCTGTTCCGGCATCGCCTGCAGCCCGCGGATCATCTCCGCCGCCTGGTACGGCGCCAGGTGCCGGCGCCGGCCCATGTACACCGCCATCATCACGAGCACGACCAACTGGCTCGTGAACGCCTTGGTCGACGCGACGCCGATCTCCGGCCCCGCGTGCAGATATACGCCCGCGTCGGTCTCGCGCGCGATCGTCGAGCCGACCACGTTCACGATCCCCAGCGCCAGCGCCCCCTTCAACTTCGCCTCGCGCACCGCCGCCACCGTGTCGGCCGTCTCCCCGCTCTGGCTGATCGCAATCACCGCCGTCCCGTCGTCGATGATGGGGTTGCGGTACCGGAACTCGCTCGCGTAGTCCACCTCCGTCGGAATCCGCACGAGGTCCTCAAAGAGGTACTCCCCCACGAGGCCCGCGTGCCACGCTGTCCCGCACGCCGCCAGAATCACCCGCCGCGCGTGCGTCAACTGCCTCGACACGTCCCGGATCCCCCCCAGGTGCACCTCGCCTGCCTCCGCCTCCAGACGCCCGCGCATCGTGTCCGCCAGGCTCTCCGGCTGCTCCATGATCTCCTTCAGCATGAAGTGCGGGTAACCCTTTTTCCCGATCTGCTCCAGCGTCCACTCGATGCGGCAGATTTCCTTGTGGGTCGGCACGGCATCCACCGTCGAGGTCGTCATCCCCTCCGGACGGATAGTCGCCATTTCATTGTCTTCTAGATAGATTACGCGCGTCGTGTGCTCGATGATCGCCGAGGCGTCGCTCGCCACCACGTACTCCCCATCGCCGACGCCCACGATCAGCGGCGACCCTTTCCGCGCGGCCACCAGGACGTCCGGCTCGTCGGCGTGGATCACCGCGATGCCGTACGCCCCCCGAACCTCCGCCAGGCCCGCCTGCACCGCCTTCTCCAGGTCCCCTTCGTAACACCGCGCAAAAAGGTGCGCCAGCACCTCCGTGTCCGTCTCGCTCCTGAACTCGACCCCCTCCGCCTCCAACGCCTGCCTGAGCGCCGACCAATTCTCGATGATCCCGTTATGCACCACCGCCAACTTCCCCGACGCGTCCGTGTGCGGATGCGCGTTGACGTCGTTCGGCGCCCCGTGCGTCGCCCACCGCGTGTGCGAAATCCCCAGACGCCCGCGCGTGTCCTTCCCCTCCATCAGCGCCTCCAGCGCGCTGATCCGACCCTTCGTCTTCACCACCAGCAGGCGCCCGTCGTCGCCCTGCTGAAGCGCGATGCCCGCCGAGTCGTAGCCCCGGTACTCCAGCCGCTTCAGGCCCGCAATCAGAATCGGGTACGCCTGCTTCTGGCCGAGGTATCCGACGATTCCGCACATGCACGGCCTCCTCTCAAAATCCTAACGGGGGCGCCACCGCCCGGCGCGCACCCCGCCTTCTATCGGCAGTCCGCCAGCGCCCTCTTCAGCGGTCGTACCCCCGACTCGCCGGAACCAACGCCTCCCGGCTCCCTTATAAGCCTACCCGCTTCCCCCGCCCGACACAAGCGCCCCCCGTGTGCCGTTCAAAGCCCGCAGATGAGTCCCAGCCTC from Planctomycetota bacterium harbors:
- the glmS gene encoding glutamine--fructose-6-phosphate transaminase (isomerizing), with product MCGIVGYLGQKQAYPILIAGLKRLEYRGYDSAGIALQQGDDGRLLVVKTKGRISALEALMEGKDTRGRLGISHTRWATHGAPNDVNAHPHTDASGKLAVVHNGIIENWSALRQALEAEGVEFRSETDTEVLAHLFARCYEGDLEKAVQAGLAEVRGAYGIAVIHADEPDVLVAARKGSPLIVGVGDGEYVVASDASAIIEHTTRVIYLEDNEMATIRPEGMTTSTVDAVPTHKEICRIEWTLEQIGKKGYPHFMLKEIMEQPESLADTMRGRLEAEAGEVHLGGIRDVSRQLTHARRVILAACGTAWHAGLVGEYLFEDLVRIPTEVDYASEFRYRNPIIDDGTAVIAISQSGETADTVAAVREAKLKGALALGIVNVVGSTIARETDAGVYLHAGPEIGVASTKAFTSQLVVLVMMAVYMGRRRHLAPYQAAEMIRGLQAMPEQVRHVLRL